From Camelina sativa cultivar DH55 chromosome 5, Cs, whole genome shotgun sequence:
TCTTATACATTACCACTCTGCTGCTGATAAATGTGCTCTCAGAGAAACCGCCGAGAGGAGAAACCAATCTGGTAAACGAGTATCAAGCAAGAGCAGAAACGGGGATGGTTTGAATGGGAGTCACTTCAACCTGTGGCAACAGTGGCACTACGATTATGGCATCTTTACTGTTCTCACGGATCCTATGTTTCTATCCTCGTATTCCTCCTACCAGGAGTGCACTTTGATGGGGAGCCACTCTTATCTGCAGATCTATCATCCCAGCAAGAACAAGTTGTACATGGTCAAGACTCCACAAGACAGTTTTATTGTTCAAATTGGAGAGTCTGCTGATATTTTGTCCAAAGGGAAGCTACGGTCGACCCTTCACTGTGTGTGCAAACCAGAGAAGCTGGACGACGTAAGCCGTGAGACATTTGTGGTCTTCTTACAGCCAAATTGGAGCCAAACTTTCTCAGTCTCAGAATATACAATGGAACATCTAAGGTCATATTCTCTGCAGAGTCAGCTCTCTGATAAGGATGAGGTCCCTAATCCAGATATTGAGAAAATCGTTCCACCGCTATCGTCTCGGGTAAGGGATGGGATGACATTTGCTGAGTTTTCTCGAGAAACAACAAAGCAGTACTACGGAGGGAGTGGTCTGCAATCTAAGAGATAGGTGGCCCGTCCTAGCTAGTGAGGGCATGTGAAAATGGTGAAACCCCCCTCAGGTAAATAGCTTGTCACGTCTTTAGGTAGTCAAATTTCAGGTCAATTTGTTTAGGGTAATGAGTAGATGAAGCCAAGAAGAATGAGCCAAAGAGGGTTAGTTGTGAAAGAGATTAGATAGATTAAAGGTAAGAGTTTTGGGATTCGTCTTGTGTACTTCGATGTTGGAGCCAAAACAGTGAAAGCTGGTTACATCGTTTTCACAGTCAAAAGCAACTCTCTCTTTCAAACATGCTTTCTTTTGCTCTTCTCTAGTCTCTCTCTGTGACTCAGTTTATGTTCCTGTTGTGTCTCCCCCGATGCTGTTCCATTCTTACATccctttgtttctttgtttgctttttcAAGCGTCGCATTAAGACAAAGTGGTGTTATTA
This genomic window contains:
- the LOC104788668 gene encoding uncharacterized protein LOC104788668 isoform X1; translation: MAETEILEPYQVSFLDLVRLLSRFQSPRDRKRFQCISRKVMSALGPTGPGLLCITGVLGSALLRRQLLPMARKLALLNPDKRVRILKEHHLGSDVSLKNPLRDVSSFAMQLNYERTFKSSPGKLWLHEAAATLDLQKKDDEFTNLGTAFKKLGFCMRELGLSIARICDREIGGGFLEDSLMDSCTAKARLIHYHSAADKCALRETAERRNQSGKRVSSKSRNGDGLNGSHFNLWQQWHYDYGIFTVLTDPMFLSSYSSYQECTLMGSHSYLQIYHPSKNKLYMVKTPQDSFIVQIGESADILSKGKLRSTLHCVCKPEKLDDVSRETFVVFLQPNWSQTFSVSEYTMEHLRSYSLQSQLSDKDEVPNPDIEKIVPPLSSRVRDGMTFAEFSRETTKQYYGGSGLQSKR